The Natrarchaeobius halalkaliphilus DNA segment TCGAACCCGAGTCGACGCCCGACGACTCGAGGGCCGAAGATGGAACTCGGCCGTCGCGCTCGGACGCAGGGGGTGACCGCCGGTGACGCTATCGATCCAGGTGGGAATTATCGTCGCCTACCTGTGTCTGGCGCTGGTCGTCGGCGTGGTCGCCTACCGGATGACCGACCGAACCGCCGAGGACTTCTATCTCGCGAGCCGAACCTTCGGAACGGTCGTGCTCCTCTTTACGACGTTCGCGACCCTGCTGTCTGCGTTTACGTTCTTCGCCGGTCCGAACATCGCCTACCACGAAGGTCCCGAATGGATACTCGTCATGGGCCTGATGGACGGCATCATCTTTGCGATCCTCTGGTACGTCATCGGTTACAAGCAGTGGCTGCTCGGCCGCCAGTACGATTACGTCACGCTCGGAGAGATGCTCGGCGACCGCTTCGCCTCGAGACGGCTTCGCGGACTGGTCGCCGGCGTGAGCCTGCTCTGGCTCTTTCCCTACGTCATGTTACAGCAGGTTGGTGCGGGCACCGCGCTCGCGGCGCTGACCGAGGGCGCACTGCCGTACGCCGTCGGTGCCGGGTTGATCACCGCGTTCATGATCCTCTACGTCGTCGTCGCCGGGATGCGCGGCATCGCCTGGACCGACACGCTCCAGGGGGCGTTCATGCTGGTCACCACCTGGGTCGCGATGATCTGGGTGCTCGCCGTCGTCGGTGGTCCCGGTGTGGCGACCGCGGCGCTCGAGGCGGAAGCGACACAGCACCTCGCGCTGGGAAGCGAGTTCTATACGGTTCAGTGGATGCTCTCGACGGCGATCGTCATCGGCTTCGGCGTCGCGATGTTCCCGCAGGTGAACCAGCGCTTTTTCGTCGCGGGCTCGCGCACCGTCCTGAAACGGTCGTTCGCGCTCTGGCCGATCCTCTGTGTCCTGCTGTTCGTTCCGGCGTTCATGCTCGGCGCGTGGGCGCGCGGCCTCGACGTGACCGTCCCGGAGGGTGGAAACGTCCTCCCCGCAGTTCTTGCCGAGTTCACCCCGTTCTGGTTCGCCGCGCTCGTCATCGCCGGCGCGATGGCCGCGATGATGTCGTCGTCGGACTCGATGTTGCTCTCGGGTTCGTCGTACTTCACTCGAGATATCTACCGTCCGTTCGTCGATCGGAGCATTTCGGACCGCCGCGAGGACCTCCTCGCTCGCGTCGGCGTCGTCATCTTTGCGACCGCAGCCTTCGGTGCGAGCCTCTGGAATCCCGCGACGCTGTTCGAACTGGGTGATGCGGCGTTCAGCGGCTTCGCCCAGCTCGCACTTCCCGTACTGGTTGCGCTCTACTGGCGACGGACGACTCGAGCCGGCATCACGGCGGGCATCGTCGCGAGTCAGCTGTTTTACCTCGCGAACCTGTTCGTCGACTCGATCGTGGCCGCGATCGAACTCGCGGGTCCGGTTCTCGGCGGCCTCGAGCCCGGCCTGGTCGCTCTCGTCACGGTCGTCTTTCAGGGAACGTACCTGGGCTGGACGGCCGGACTCGTGGGAATGGGAGTCGGCTTCGTGCTCACCGTCGGCGTCTCCCTCGCGACGTCCCCGGCGGCCGAGGAGCGACGGGCGATCTACTTCGACGGGTTGAACGCCGACTGATCGCCACACCGAAAAGCGAACGTCGCGTATCCACGGTCGATGACCGCCGACCTGCCGGAGTCGCTCGCAGGCGCGTGGCAACCACACGCGACGCATGCGGACGAGCTTACGGTCCTCTTCGCGTCGATCAGCGCCGAAACGACGGTGTTCGAACCCGTCGAAACGACGCCGCTCGAGGCGGCCCTCGCGAGCGAGCTTCCCGTCCGCTCGCTGTTCGTCGTCGAGCTGTCGTTTTCACCACCGTTACCGTCGCTCGGTGTCTCGCCCGCGTCGGTTCACTCGAAGGCGGTTTCGAGGGCCACCGACCAGCTCGTCTCGCTGCTCACGGACGCCGGCGTGATCGTCGATGGCGTGCGAGAGCGCCTCGAGTTCGAAGCGCCGAACGGCAAGCCGGGAACGTGGTCCGTCGTCGACGTCCGCTACCCGATTGCCGACGGCCGATCCGTAGACGCGACGAACGGAACCGACGACGCCGATCCTATCCGCGCGGAGGCCCACGTCGCTGTCTGGCCGGGCGAACGAACGTTCGGCGTCGCCGGCGGGACGCTGCCGCTCGAGCGGCCCGACCGGTTCCGAACGAATACAGCGGCGGTCAGCGACGGCCGTTCGGACGAAAACCGGACGGTCGAGATCGATCCGGAGCGCGATCGAGAAACCGTGTCGACGCTGATCAGTGACATCGATCTCGACGCCGATCAGTGACATCGATCTCGACGTCGATCAGTGACATCGGTCTCGACAATCGAATTCGGCCAGTGAACGCGGCCGATCGGGAGGATCGCCAACCTGATTAGTCGTCCGCGGGAACGCCGTCGAACTGCGCGTCGGGGACCGTTCCGTCGTCGTTCCAGCCGCGTTCGTCGTAGTACTCGTCGAGACCCCGCTCGAACTCCGGAACCTCGTACGGCAGCGTGTCGTCCGCCCGGTCGAAGCCGCGTTTGTTATTGAAGTGGCGCTCGAGCGTGACGATTTCGCTGCCGATCTCGAGTAGCTCCTCGTAGTCGGCGTCGAGCAGCGTCGAGAGGCGATCCTCGTCGACGAAATCCCGAGAGAACTTACAGAGAACGGCGCTGTCTTTGATCGCATTGGCGTTCTCGAGTTCGACGAGTTTCGGGGGCTTACCCTCGAGACCCTCCTTGTCGAAGGCCTTCTCGGCGTCGACGAGCGGGTACTCGTAGGGGTAGAACTCGGCGTACATGTGATCGGCACCGCGATTCGCAGTGGCGAAGGCGAGGCCCTGCCCGTTCAGCGTCCGGCCGTCGTGGGCGGAGAACTCCATCCCCTTGACCGACCAGTTCTCGACGCCGAGTTCGCCGTGAATCCGGGCGACGCCCTCCGCGAGCGTGTCCCCGATCCCCTCGCGATAGGCGATCTTCTCGACGGTTTCGTGGATCAACTCGGCGTTTCCGAACTCGTCTTCGCTGGCGAGGTAGGCGGCGACGACGTCGCCCGCGGAGATCGTATCGAGACCGAGTTCGTCGCACAGCCTGTTCGATTTCATCACGTCGACGATGTCGTCGACGCCGGAGTTCGAACCGAAGGCCATCAGCGTCTCGTACTCGGGGCCTTCGGTCTCGAGGCCCGTTTCTTCGTCCTTCGTCGGGAGTTTACAGGCGAACGCACAGGCCGAGCAGGTCCCCTTCTTGTACTTTTTCTCCTCGACGCGATCCCCGCTGATGTCGTCGATGTGTTCGAACGTGAGTTCCGAGAAGTACCGCGTCGGCAACGCCTCCACCATGTTCGCGTACTCCGCGACCGACGTCGTCCCCTGATCTTTCATCGGGTGGTCGGCCTGTGCGGCCTCGCCGTGGACCTCCATCTGGATCGGCGGAATCTCGACGTCGCGGGTGGAGTCGCCGTCGAAGGTGATCGCCTTGACGTTTTTCGAGCCGAGGACGGCACCGAGGCCGCCGCGACCGAAGGCACGCTCTTTGGAGGTCATGATCGACGCAAAGCGCACCTGATTCTCACCGGCGGGACCGATGACGACCGTGTGCTCTGAGCCGAGGCCGCGTTCGTCCTCGATATACTCGCAGGTCTCGAAGACTGTCGCCTCCTCGAGGTCGGGAACCGACTCGAACTCCACGCCCTCGTCGGTGAGGTGGACGATGACGAGTTCGTCGCTTTCGCCCGCCACCTCGACGGCGCTGTATCCGGTTCCGGTGAAGTTCCGCGAGAGAAATCCGCCCGCGTTCGAAGAGAGCAGTCCGTCGGTGAGCGGCGAGACGCCGGTGACCGACATTCGTCCGGTAAAGCTCATCGTGGAGTGCTGGAACGGCCCCGTCGCGAAGTAGAGTCGGTTCTCCTCACCGAACGGATCGGCGTCGAACGGGATCCGATCGTGTGCGAGTCGTGTCCCGAGTGCGCGTCCGCCGATCGACGACTCGAGTACGTCGTCGATCGGTTCGGTTTCGACCGTTCGTGCGCTGACGTCGATCGTACACAGTGGTCCCCGTACGTGTTTCATACTTACGATAGTTGGATAGCCGACCGCAAAACGGTACCGGTTTCGGACGTTATCTCGTATTATTCTTTCGATTCGTTCACGGCCCAAAAATGTCGACGAACCGGCTGCCAACCATTATTTTCACACGGGAGAGTTACCCGATATGAGCGATCCGGACGGAATACCTGAAGCGGCCACGATAGACGACATCTACGAGCAACTCGAGGCGCTCGAGGAGACGGTAGACGATCCAACAGAGCAAACCGAGGTCCGGCGGACCATGACGTTGCTCGATCGAGTCGCCCACAACGGGGCCGTCGGTCGGGTGATCACCGAGTTCACCGGCAAAGACAAGGCCGAAGCGTTCCTCGGAAGCGTGATCATCGGCATGCCGTTGCTCGTCGAGGACGGTGTCATCGAGATCGGGGAGTTCCTCGCCGAGACGCCCGCGTTTTTCGTCGCCAACGGTGCGCTCGCGGTCGTGATGGTCGTCGGTATCCTCTACATCGCTGACTTCCGGGAGGTCAGAATCACCGATCCGTACCTCGGTGTCGTCCCGCGACGTCCGCTCTGGGTCCTCGGTATCGCGTGTGGGACTGCAACGGCGATGATGACGCTCTGGGGACGCGTCACCTGGGAGGACCCCTGGGTGAATCTCTGTCAGGTGTCGGTGATCGTCACCGCGATGGCGATCGGCGGCTCCCTGGGCGATATCCTTCCCGGAGAGCGCTGACACCGTTTCTCCCGGTCGAAATGATCGACGTCCCACCCACCGATACGGGGGGTAACCACTCCATACCAATGAGTTGGTCCGTCGGATCGATCGAGTATGTACGCGACGGTAACGACCGTCCTCGAGTCGCTCCATCCGTGGGGACGGACGACAGAACCCGACGGCGATCGGTCGCGAGCGGCCAGTGCACCGCCACTCGAGCGTGCGGCCGGCTCCGACGCCGAGACGCTGTTACGGTCGACCAGCGCGGTCGTGGATGCGGGACGCAAAGACGGCGACCGGGGGCTGCGTCTCGAGCCCACGTTCCGGACCGCCTGGAACGACCGAATCGAGGAGATACGCGAGACGAACAGTCGGCTGGAGGAACTCGCCGCGCGTCTCGACTGCGAGCGCGACCGGCTGGCGCTTTCGGTGAGTTCCGACGGTTTCGTCGCGAGCCGTGACCGGGATCGAATCGGGTGCTGGCCCTCCGATAGCGCGTTTCTCGCGGACCTCGCGGCGACAGCAGTTCTGAGCGAAAGTGATCCGGTCTGGCAGACGCTCGAGCGGGACGAGCGACGACTCGTCCTGACCGGCCTTCGGCTGTTTCTCGAGCGGTGTCCGAACTGTAAAGGGGAACCGACCGCACGGACGAACCCGCCAGTCGGTGACGGAGCGGGCGGGTCGTCGGTGTGCCTCGAGTGTTCGCGGTGTGGCTCGCGACTGATCGCCGGCGTCGAGGACTCCGCTCCGTGATCGGCGCGGAGTCGACTCCGAATCGGAATGTTAACCAGTCGGCTCTTCTATGGTATACGTATGACATGGCTCCGTGCGCTCGCGGCGGCCGGCCTCTCGGTACTCCTTCCGGGTGCGGGCCACGCGCTCATCCGGGACTGGCTTCGGACGCTGGTGTTCGCCGGACTGTATCTCACCGCTGCCGTCCTCTTTTTGCCCTCGCCCGAGCAGATCGCTGCCGCGGGCTCGATCACGGACAGTATGGAACTCGTCACCCAGGAGATCGACACCATGGGACAGTTCATCCTCTCGTTTATCGTCCTGTTCGCCGCGATCGACGCCACGTTCCGATCGCTCGGCTTTCCGCCCGGATCGAACAGTAAGGCGGCCGACGGACCGACCTGTCCACACTGTGGCAAAGAACTCGATCAGGACCTCTCGTTCTGTCACTGGTGTACCACCCGCCTCGAGCCCCAGGATCCCGAGGAGCCGACGGACGCCGAACAGGACGAGCGGCCGATACGGGCGAACAACTGATCGCCCTCGGCGCCGTCCGTTGCGTTACTTCTCGATGATGCTCTCTTCGACCGCCTCACCGAAGTGACGCGCCGTGTCCTCGTAGTACAACAGGAGTTCGTCCCCCGCCTCGAGATCCGTGACCGCGGCTCGGCCCTCGGCGGTCGAGACCTTGATCGTCTCCGCGTTCTGGAGGAGCGTCTCGATCCGATCGCCGTCGGCGGTCTCGAGTGCGATCCGGAACATCGGCCGCTTCTCGATCTTCACCCGACCGACGATGGCTTCGCGGGTGTGGCCGGCGGTGTCGACGATCTGAACCTCGTCGCCGCTCCGGAGCTCGGAGAGGTACTTGGTGCCGCCGTCGGGCGTTCGGACGTAGGCGTGGACGGCTCCCGCGTTTACGCGAAACGGCCGCGAAGCGACGTACGGGGAGTCGGCGGTTTCGGCGTGGACGAAGACGAGCCCGCGAGACATCGAACCCACGAGCATCCCCTCGTCGTGCTCGAGCAGGCTGCCGGTGTCGACGCAGACGCGATCCGCGCTTCCGATCTGTTCGACGTCCAGGACTTCGGCGTACTCGAGGTCCAGTGACTCGCGTTCGGCCTGATCGCGGACCTCGACCGTTCTGCGGATCTCGTCGGGGTCGTCCGAGTCGAGCAACACCGAATCGGCTCCGATCTCGAGGGTTTCGAACGCCGTTTTCGCCTCCTCGGCGCTCGTGACACCCGCGACGAGGTCGGTCTCCTCACCGATCCGTGCGATCAGGTTTTCGAGGGGGATGATCGTCCAGTCGTCACCGATGACGATCGTGTGGTCCGCCTCCTCGGCGGCGGTCTCTGCGAACGCTTCGTACTCCGTGCCGAGGATACGAACGTACGCTCCGCGCTCGAGGTCGGTCTCGCCGTCACGCCGGAGCGTCGAGAGATCGGCGGAGCCGGAGAAATCCTCGGGAAGGTCGATCGTTGCATCGCCTTCGCCGTCCTTTCCGACGACGATGGCGTCGGCCGCGGCGTCGGAGTCGTCGGCCTCGACATCGTCGACGAGCGTGACGTCGCCGTCGGTCCGAAACGCGGCGACGTTGATCTCACCGAGTTCCCGCACGCGGGAAACGTCGTCTTCGTCGACCAGTACCCAGTCTACGCCGGCCTCGAGCGCGGTGGTGATCCGCGCGCGGCGATCGTCCCAGTCGCCGACGGTGTCGTCGGCTTTTATCCAAACGGATCGGGTCATATCTCTACGATCGAAGGGAATCGGCTTGAACGTGGCGAATCACGGAGCCACACTCGCGGCGGATCGGTCGATCGGAACGGGCGGGACGTCACCACGACCGAATAGACAATCGTGTGACGGCCGCTGGACGACGACACAGAAATCGTTACAACGCCCCATATGAAGGCGCGTCCGACGGTCGAAACGTTGAGAACGCTCCGGACCCTACGGCCGGTGATGGCCGCCTACGATGCGATCTGCTTCGACCTCGATAACACCCTCTGTGAGCCCACGCAGGACGCCTCGAGCGTACTCGAGGCGACCTTCGAACGGGCGGGGCTCGAGCAGTTCTGTACGGCGGCCGATCTCCGAAACGCCGTTCCGGCGCTTCCGACGGCCGAAACCGACCGCGAGTTCTACGAACATCTGTTTTCGGAAGTGGCGAGTCGGGCCAACGTCGACCCGGTCGTTTCGTCCCGGCTCACCGACTGGTATCTCGAGATACGGAATCCGACCGCCGTCCGGTTCCGGCCCGGGGCGCGGGAGGCCCTCGACTACGCACGCGATCGCGGTCCGGTCGCGCTCATTACGAACGGCGGCAGACGAACCCAGACGAAAAAGCTCCGCGCACTCGAGATCGAGGGCGAATTCGACGTTCGAGTCTTTACCGAACCCAGCGCGGGGATCTATCCGAAACCCGATGCGGCCCCGTTCGAGTACGCCCTCAGCGAACTCGGGGCCGAGCCACGGCGGTCGATCCACGTCGGAGATTCGTTACACGCGGACGTCGCGGGTGCGAACGCGATGGGACTCGATTCCGCGTGGGTCGACACCGGACGCGGCCGGAACGGCGATCACCAACCGACCTACGAGCTGTCGACGCTCGAGGCCCTCGAGACGATCGCGTAACCGTCACAACTGTCACCGCGGCGGCGCAGTTGTCCCCACCCTATCGCTCGTCGAACCAGACCGCGTAGACGTAGAGACCGATTCCGACGAAAACGGCGATCGACGAGGCGTGGTCGATGATCGACGCCTGCTGGACGGCCAGAACGTGCGACAGGAGATATCCGAACTGGAGGACGCCACCGGCGACGAGGGCAATCGCGGCTCCGAACAACACGGACCGCGTCGCGTTGGCCACCGCGTACAGCAGCGTGCCGAGTCCGATCGCGATCACGCCGAAGACGAACTCCGCGGCGAGCGTGGCCAGGGGTTCGTTCGCGAACGACCCGTAGATGACGAGTCCGAAGTAGACGACGATTCCCAGAAATATCGCACCGAAGGCTCGTTCCGATATGTCGACGTGGCTCATACTCACTCGATGTGACTCGCTCTCCTTAGCGGTACTGACTCCAGTTCGACCGGCGGACGATCAGCGCTCGAGCGGCTTCGCCCACTCGAACTCGAACCCCTCGTGAACGACGAACTCGAGGGCGTTGATGAGGTAGTGGGCGACGACGACGACAAGCAGGCTTTCGGTGAGGATGAATATTCCCGCGAGGACGAACCCGAGGAGACCGGTTACGACGATTCCGACCGAGCCCTGCATGCCGTGGCCGACCGCGAACGCGATCGAGGAGAGGACGGCCAACAGCCACGGCGAGATGCCGAACCCTGCCGCGACGACTCCGATCAGTGCCGCCCGAAAGAGCAACTCCTCGAAGAGGGCGATGATCGGCAGGACGACGGCGAGCAAGACGAGCCAACCGCCCCCCGAGTCGGGAGCGAGAAGCGCTCGTAACCGCTCGTCGTGGTCGAACCCGAATCGGGTCGCGATCGCCGCGCCGAGTTCGTTTGCGACGTAGAGAACGACTCCCGCAGCCACACCCAGAACCAGCCCCGCTTCGAGATACGATCGCGAGAACTCGAGTCCCAGCGCGTCCGCCGGAATACCGGTATAGAGTATCGCGCCGATCAACACGAACGCGAACAGTCCCTGCGAGAGCGCGACGTTCGCGAGCATCGCGCCGGTCGAGAGCGATTCCGGATCGATCTCGTTCGCCATCTCCGCCGGGATCGGTTCTGCCGTCTCCGTCTCGAGGGTCGTTTCGTCCGATTTCCTCTCCGGAGCGGTGTCGTCACGCCGTCGCTCGAGGGGCCGTTCCACGTCGGCTTCGGGCGTGGACCTCGAGTTTGCTTCGGGCGTAGAATCCGGTTTCTCCCCCGGCGTCTCGGTTTCAGAATCGCGTTGTCTCGGCGTGGCGGTTTCAGATGCGGACGAGCCCGAACGGACCGCTTCGGACTCGGCCCGGTTGAGAGGAGAACCCGTCGACTCGAGTACCCCTTCGGAATTATCTTCCCGGCCTGAATCGGGACTCTGTGGGTCTGAAAGCGTCGATTGCGTTAGATACGAGAGAACGAGCAGTAATGCGAGGACGACGCACGTGATCGCGACGAACGCCGTCCACTGGGGCATCTATTGCGGGCTCGGGTTCGAGCCGCTGGCCGAGCCGACGGCACCCTGTCTCTGGTCGAAGGCGGATTCGGTGATCGCCTTCAGCCGATCGACCAGCGAGTCCTTTTTCGGTTCGCCCATCAGGGCGACGTCGAGGACTTCGCTGATGTTCGAACACGGGATGATCTCGACCATCTCCTCGTACTCGTCTTCGATCATCACGTCCTGTTCGTTGGCTTTTGGGATGATGACCTTGCTGCAGCCGGCTTTCGCGGCGGCTTCGATCTTGTGGGTGACGCCACCCACCGGGAGGACGTCGCCGCGCACCGACAGCGAGCCGGTCATCGCGACCGACTGATCGACCGGGATGTCCTCGAGCGCGGAGATGACAGCCGTCGCGACCGTAATCGAAGCGGAGTCACCGTCGACTCCCTGCTGGCCTGCCTGAACGAACTGGATGTGGATGTCCTTTTCGGAGAGGTCGACGTCCGAGAACTTCTTGATGATCGCGGAGACGTTCTGGACGGATTCTTCGGCCATCTCCTTTAGCTTGCCCGTCGCGATCACTTTCCCGCCACCCTGGGCGGGAGCGAT contains these protein-coding regions:
- a CDS encoding 3-dehydroquinate synthase II, with amino-acid sequence MTRSVWIKADDTVGDWDDRRARITTALEAGVDWVLVDEDDVSRVRELGEINVAAFRTDGDVTLVDDVEADDSDAAADAIVVGKDGEGDATIDLPEDFSGSADLSTLRRDGETDLERGAYVRILGTEYEAFAETAAEEADHTIVIGDDWTIIPLENLIARIGEETDLVAGVTSAEEAKTAFETLEIGADSVLLDSDDPDEIRRTVEVRDQAERESLDLEYAEVLDVEQIGSADRVCVDTGSLLEHDEGMLVGSMSRGLVFVHAETADSPYVASRPFRVNAGAVHAYVRTPDGGTKYLSELRSGDEVQIVDTAGHTREAIVGRVKIEKRPMFRIALETADGDRIETLLQNAETIKVSTAEGRAAVTDLEAGDELLLYYEDTARHFGEAVEESIIEK
- a CDS encoding aldehyde ferredoxin oxidoreductase family protein, encoding MKHVRGPLCTIDVSARTVETEPIDDVLESSIGGRALGTRLAHDRIPFDADPFGEENRLYFATGPFQHSTMSFTGRMSVTGVSPLTDGLLSSNAGGFLSRNFTGTGYSAVEVAGESDELVIVHLTDEGVEFESVPDLEEATVFETCEYIEDERGLGSEHTVVIGPAGENQVRFASIMTSKERAFGRGGLGAVLGSKNVKAITFDGDSTRDVEIPPIQMEVHGEAAQADHPMKDQGTTSVAEYANMVEALPTRYFSELTFEHIDDISGDRVEEKKYKKGTCSACAFACKLPTKDEETGLETEGPEYETLMAFGSNSGVDDIVDVMKSNRLCDELGLDTISAGDVVAAYLASEDEFGNAELIHETVEKIAYREGIGDTLAEGVARIHGELGVENWSVKGMEFSAHDGRTLNGQGLAFATANRGADHMYAEFYPYEYPLVDAEKAFDKEGLEGKPPKLVELENANAIKDSAVLCKFSRDFVDEDRLSTLLDADYEELLEIGSEIVTLERHFNNKRGFDRADDTLPYEVPEFERGLDEYYDERGWNDDGTVPDAQFDGVPADD
- a CDS encoding zinc ribbon domain-containing protein — encoded protein: MTWLRALAAAGLSVLLPGAGHALIRDWLRTLVFAGLYLTAAVLFLPSPEQIAAAGSITDSMELVTQEIDTMGQFILSFIVLFAAIDATFRSLGFPPGSNSKAADGPTCPHCGKELDQDLSFCHWCTTRLEPQDPEEPTDAEQDERPIRANN
- a CDS encoding CPBP family intramembrane glutamic endopeptidase, giving the protein MPQWTAFVAITCVVLALLLVLSYLTQSTLSDPQSPDSGREDNSEGVLESTGSPLNRAESEAVRSGSSASETATPRQRDSETETPGEKPDSTPEANSRSTPEADVERPLERRRDDTAPERKSDETTLETETAEPIPAEMANEIDPESLSTGAMLANVALSQGLFAFVLIGAILYTGIPADALGLEFSRSYLEAGLVLGVAAGVVLYVANELGAAIATRFGFDHDERLRALLAPDSGGGWLVLLAVVLPIIALFEELLFRAALIGVVAAGFGISPWLLAVLSSIAFAVGHGMQGSVGIVVTGLLGFVLAGIFILTESLLVVVVAHYLINALEFVVHEGFEFEWAKPLER
- a CDS encoding DUF2391 domain-containing protein, which gives rise to MSDPDGIPEAATIDDIYEQLEALEETVDDPTEQTEVRRTMTLLDRVAHNGAVGRVITEFTGKDKAEAFLGSVIIGMPLLVEDGVIEIGEFLAETPAFFVANGALAVVMVVGILYIADFREVRITDPYLGVVPRRPLWVLGIACGTATAMMTLWGRVTWEDPWVNLCQVSVIVTAMAIGGSLGDILPGER
- a CDS encoding HAD family hydrolase codes for the protein MAAYDAICFDLDNTLCEPTQDASSVLEATFERAGLEQFCTAADLRNAVPALPTAETDREFYEHLFSEVASRANVDPVVSSRLTDWYLEIRNPTAVRFRPGAREALDYARDRGPVALITNGGRRTQTKKLRALEIEGEFDVRVFTEPSAGIYPKPDAAPFEYALSELGAEPRRSIHVGDSLHADVAGANAMGLDSAWVDTGRGRNGDHQPTYELSTLEALETIA
- a CDS encoding sodium:solute symporter family protein gives rise to the protein MTLSIQVGIIVAYLCLALVVGVVAYRMTDRTAEDFYLASRTFGTVVLLFTTFATLLSAFTFFAGPNIAYHEGPEWILVMGLMDGIIFAILWYVIGYKQWLLGRQYDYVTLGEMLGDRFASRRLRGLVAGVSLLWLFPYVMLQQVGAGTALAALTEGALPYAVGAGLITAFMILYVVVAGMRGIAWTDTLQGAFMLVTTWVAMIWVLAVVGGPGVATAALEAEATQHLALGSEFYTVQWMLSTAIVIGFGVAMFPQVNQRFFVAGSRTVLKRSFALWPILCVLLFVPAFMLGAWARGLDVTVPEGGNVLPAVLAEFTPFWFAALVIAGAMAAMMSSSDSMLLSGSSYFTRDIYRPFVDRSISDRREDLLARVGVVIFATAAFGASLWNPATLFELGDAAFSGFAQLALPVLVALYWRRTTRAGITAGIVASQLFYLANLFVDSIVAAIELAGPVLGGLEPGLVALVTVVFQGTYLGWTAGLVGMGVGFVLTVGVSLATSPAAEERRAIYFDGLNAD